One window of the Cryptomeria japonica chromosome 7, Sugi_1.0, whole genome shotgun sequence genome contains the following:
- the LOC131056367 gene encoding uncharacterized protein LOC131056367 — MVVDAGMTEDFSAYFVAHVMPHISNLTNLLPAFDDDDEEGDKVGEGGAGSDKGDGGKGGGGGGGDRGRGDGGDRGIGGGGDRGRRGGGDGRGGGGRGGLILGASVGGMLGAMLISMGGIEDYR, encoded by the coding sequence ATGgtagtggatgctgggatgacagaggatttCTCAGCCTACTTTGTGGCACATGTCATGCCACACATATCTAATCTGACAAATCTATTGCCAGCTTTtgacgatgatgatgaggagggagataaGGTAGGAGAGGGAGGTGCAGGCAGTGATAAAGGAGATGGAGGTaaaggtggtggaggtggtggtggagatagaggtagaggtgATGGTGGAGATAGAGGTATAGGAGGTGGTGGAGATAGAGGTAGACGGGGTGGTGGAGATGGCAGAGGTGGAGGTGGTAGAGGAGGTCTCATTCTTGGTGCGAGTGTGGGTGGGATGCTAGGTGCAATGTTAATTTCTATGGGAGGGATAGAGGATTATAGGTGA